In Lotus japonicus ecotype B-129 chromosome 5, LjGifu_v1.2, one genomic interval encodes:
- the LOC130720546 gene encoding LOW QUALITY PROTEIN: laccase-14-like (The sequence of the model RefSeq protein was modified relative to this genomic sequence to represent the inferred CDS: deleted 2 bases in 1 codon), with amino-acid sequence MKILFLQVLLFMFFNLLLTCLALRHHRFEVRDVSYTKLCSTKNILTVNGQFPGPTLYVTKGETIIVHLYNRANYNITIHWHGVDQPRYPWSDGPEYVTQCPIRPGGKFGQKVIFSEEEGTLWWHAHSDWSRATVHGAIVVKPKLGTTYPFPNPHKEVPIILGEWWKKDVVEVYKDFQKSGGDPVVSDAYTINGQPGDLYPCSKNDAFKLRVDYGKTYLLRMVNAAVQEMMFFAIAKHQLTVVGTDGSYVKPLKVDYIAISPGQTMDVLLEANQPLDNYYMASKVFTSALDVPFDNTTTTAIVQYRGNYIPTSRTPSLPSLPDSGDIVSSVNIISELKSLADRTPIDVPLNITTNLFFTISINTLPCDPNGNSTCVGPNGNRFSASMNNISFQMPADNNILQAYYNNISGVFGENFPDVPALPFDFTGSNLPAFLNTPSVATEVNVLEYDSTVEIVLQGTNLFEGIEHPMHLHGMSFYVVGWGFGNFDKEKDPLGYNLVDPPYQNTVVILKNGWTTIRFRAKNPGVWLMHCHIDRHVTWGMATTFIVKDGNNPEEKMLPPPLDMPQC; translated from the exons ATGAAAATCCTATTCCTCCAAGTTTTGCTATTTATGTTCTTCAATCTCCTGCTCACTTGTCTGGCACTAAGGCATCACAGGTTTGAG GTGAGAGATGTTTCGTACACAAAACTTTGCAGCACAAAAAACATCTTGACTGTAAACGGGCAGTTTCCTGGGCCAACTCTTTATGTGACCAAAGGAGAAACCATTATTGTTCATCTCTATAACCGAGCTAACTACAACATCACCATCCACTG GCATGGAGTCGACCAACCAAGATATCCATGGTCAGATGGCCCTGAATATGTGACACAATGTCCGATTAGACCCGGTGGGAAGTTCGGTCAGAAGGTCATATTTTCTGAAGAAGAAGGCACACTATGGTGGCATGCTCACAGTGATTGGTCTCGTGCCACCGTTCATGGGGCTATTGTGGTAAAACCCAAGCTTGGAACTACTTATCCATTTCCAAACCCCCACAAAGAGGTCCCCATTATATTAGGTGAATGGTGGAAGAAAGATGTTGTTGAGGTTTATAAAGATTTTCAGAAATCTGGAGGAGATCCTGTAGTTTCTGATGCTTACACAATTAATGGTCAACCCGGTGATTTATATCCATGCTCAAAGAACG ATGCCTTCAAGCTTAGGGTTGATTATGGCAAAACATATCTTCTCAGAATGGTCAATGCTGCAGTTCAAGAAATGATGTTCTTTGCAATTGCCAAACATCAACTCACAGTGGTAGGAACTGATGGTAGCTATGTAAAGCCATTGAAGGTAGATTACATAGCAATATCTCCTGGACAAACAATGGATGTGTTACTAGAAGCAAACCAACCATTAGATAACTATTACATGGCTTCCAAAGTATTTACAAGTGCACTTGATGTTCCCTTTGATAACACCACAACCACTGCTATAGTACAATACAGGGGCAATTACATTCCAACTTCAAGAACCCCTTCTTTGCCCTCACTACCAGATTCAGGGGACATTGTCTCCTCTGTTAATATAATAAGTGAACTAAAAAGTTTAGCTGAT AGAACACCAATTGATGTTCCCTTAAATATAACAACAAACTTGTTCTTCACAATCTCAATTAACACATTACCATGTGATCCAAATGGGAATTCAACATGTGTTGGCCCCAATGGAAACCGCTTCTCAGCAAGCATGAACAACATAAGCTTTCAAATGCCAGCAGACAACAACATTTTGCAAGCTTACTACAACAATATTAGTGGTGTGTTTGGGGAAAATTTCCCTGATGTGCCAGCTTTGCCTTTTGATTTCACTGGTAGTAATCTTCCTGCATTTCTGAATACTCCATCAGTGGCTACAGAGGTGAATGTGCTTGAGTATGACTCAACAGTGGAGATTGTTCTTCAGGGGACTAACTTGTTTGAAGGTATTGAGCATCCTATGCACCTGCATGGCATGAGTTTCTATGTGGTTGGATGGGGATTTGGGAACTTTGACAAGGAAAAGGATCCATTGGGGTATAATCTTGTTGACCCTCCTTATCAGAATACCGTAGTTATACTAAAAAACGGTTGGACAACCATAAGATTCAGAGCTAAAAATCCAg GTGTATGGTTAATGCATTGCCATATAGACCGACATGTCACATGGGGAATGGCTACTACTTTCATTGTGAAGGATGGTAATAATCCTGAAGAGAAGATGCTACCACCACCATTAGACATGCCACAATGTTAA